A single Streptococcus thermophilus DNA region contains:
- a CDS encoding HNH endonuclease signature motif containing protein — protein MRKIEGMDITVKEILDTLRYESVDFVEMLDIDDEDNFNAIVSLLSYYEKEYNDSYDNLSNLRITTEDDDNYTFSSIQNYYSEYYSGRTSFKYREYMEQLVEKRCPICDCSFAYSQVTLDHILPKSKFPFLSITPINLVPTCYNCNMRKNDGIPSKVLNPYFHGFSPFDYLTIIIKVNVEKPFESTIDINFADLNVVPPEQVIYIRENIDLYKLRQKYLDLTNIAFLKLMDEFQQVIHLNSDVYSITELKGYFLCLDNYVDSEGYKFIDESYLRHLCILTINENTEFLTCLAEHLNIFVNYGDKLADSIKTLEAKVQEAIIKHRANCLELIKGTLPLILFIGIYELKNSFLELIDFRGVFQNEQSIFKFSPEGKYSELIYSQKSFSVNESLLLSIVKPENKAGTEIVVSLENSNFCILLVEGLFEINSEQVEELSRVVIQMLK, from the coding sequence ATGAGAAAAATTGAGGGAATGGATATCACTGTCAAGGAGATTTTAGATACATTAAGATATGAATCGGTAGATTTTGTAGAAATGTTAGACATTGATGATGAAGATAATTTTAATGCTATTGTTTCGTTGCTATCATACTATGAAAAAGAATATAACGACAGTTATGATAACCTTTCTAACTTACGAATAACAACTGAAGATGATGACAATTATACTTTTTCGAGTATTCAAAATTACTATTCGGAATATTATAGTGGACGAACATCATTTAAGTACAGAGAATATATGGAACAGCTAGTTGAGAAACGATGCCCGATTTGCGATTGTTCGTTTGCGTATAGCCAAGTCACACTGGACCATATTCTTCCTAAGAGTAAGTTTCCATTTCTTTCGATTACCCCTATCAATTTGGTCCCAACTTGTTATAATTGTAATATGCGAAAAAATGATGGAATCCCATCGAAAGTGTTGAATCCATATTTTCATGGTTTTTCACCATTTGATTATCTAACAATAATAATTAAAGTTAATGTAGAAAAGCCGTTTGAATCTACTATTGATATCAATTTTGCAGATTTAAATGTTGTTCCTCCAGAACAGGTGATCTACATAAGAGAGAACATTGATTTATATAAACTCCGACAAAAGTACTTGGATTTAACCAATATTGCTTTTCTCAAACTTATGGATGAGTTCCAACAAGTTATTCATCTAAATAGTGATGTCTACAGTATTACTGAACTTAAAGGTTATTTCTTATGTTTAGATAATTATGTTGATTCTGAAGGATATAAGTTTATTGATGAGAGTTATTTGAGACACTTGTGCATATTAACAATTAATGAGAATACTGAATTTTTGACTTGTTTAGCAGAGCATCTCAATATTTTTGTGAATTATGGTGATAAGTTAGCAGATTCAATTAAGACTTTAGAGGCTAAAGTACAAGAAGCGATAATTAAACATCGAGCCAATTGTTTAGAACTCATTAAAGGAACACTGCCTTTAATTTTATTTATTGGTATCTATGAACTTAAAAACAGCTTTTTAGAATTAATCGATTTTAGAGGAGTTTTTCAAAATGAACAGTCGATTTTTAAATTTAGTCCTGAAGGGAAATATTCTGAATTAATATATTCTCAAAAATCTTTCAGTGTTAATGAATCATTATTATTATCTATTGTAAAACCTGAAAATAAAGCAGGCACAGAAATTGTAGTTTCTCTTGAAAATAGTAATTTTTGCATTTTATTGGTCGAGGGATTATTTGAAATTAATTCCGAACAAGTTGAGGAATTAAGTCGAGTTGTTATTCAGATGCTAAAATAA
- a CDS encoding AAA family ATPase, which yields MNIEEFLSRISFRYNTWDDYGYKQTAELIFNGDSEEKSYFVKIHPNTDENFRRIQENRIEEEGKYFLFGQSKEYYQFISDTLEDEGLNRWFTLTGDIVYKGDNFIAEYRELQNEYEEAIVDYELDNNFDNEDNPENLIGMFDRSFFRDQALSEWKESLNNLHRLTINKSFLSAYKFTIKKGSQTVFEVDVKPKDNVSVRLDDKSLPISVSNNVFCIIGGNGSGKTSFIRELSKAIFNKSSEITIENSEFDTQDDANIMKKILYCSFSPFDEKFEIELNPEERERFEYIGLLNYDREVNGNTKISDRITDDIMESLQKIKLSVDKSKLWLEATERISFEEWGYNLIYIFKNDLTRSDEVESDGSITSGFDYENYDETYQKIKNFSSGQKIFLLTMTQLILKLTERTVVFIDEPELFLHPPMVKSYVRLISDIVSSVNGLGFIITHSPITLQEFPNRCVKQAYRDYRGEYLIKSVDFKTFGENINVINDQIFNIGLQQSGYYNLIERLKFVENGKSELRKLLDFSGSEARLLINLFLEGTSE from the coding sequence ATGAATATTGAAGAATTCTTGTCTAGGATTTCTTTTCGTTATAATACATGGGATGATTATGGTTACAAACAAACAGCAGAATTAATTTTTAATGGAGATTCAGAGGAGAAAAGTTATTTTGTAAAGATTCATCCAAATACAGATGAAAACTTTCGCAGAATTCAAGAAAATCGAATTGAAGAGGAAGGTAAATATTTTTTATTTGGACAATCAAAAGAGTATTATCAATTCATTTCAGACACCTTAGAGGATGAAGGTTTAAACAGATGGTTTACATTAACAGGAGATATTGTCTATAAAGGCGATAATTTCATAGCAGAATACAGAGAGTTACAAAATGAATATGAAGAAGCTATAGTAGATTATGAATTAGATAATAACTTTGATAATGAAGACAACCCTGAGAATTTAATAGGTATGTTTGATCGTTCATTTTTTAGAGATCAAGCGTTATCCGAATGGAAAGAATCATTGAATAACCTACATAGATTGACAATCAATAAATCTTTTCTTTCTGCTTATAAATTTACAATAAAAAAAGGAAGTCAAACTGTTTTTGAAGTTGATGTAAAACCAAAGGATAATGTTTCTGTTAGGCTGGATGATAAGTCGTTGCCTATATCAGTTTCGAATAATGTTTTTTGTATCATTGGAGGAAATGGGAGTGGTAAAACAAGCTTTATCAGAGAATTATCAAAAGCTATTTTCAATAAATCTTCTGAAATTACAATAGAAAATAGCGAATTTGACACACAAGATGATGCGAATATCATGAAGAAAATTTTGTACTGTTCATTCAGCCCATTTGATGAGAAGTTTGAAATAGAATTAAATCCAGAGGAGAGAGAAAGGTTTGAATATATCGGTCTTTTAAATTATGATAGAGAAGTAAATGGAAATACAAAAATTAGCGATAGAATCACTGATGATATCATGGAAAGTTTACAAAAGATTAAACTTAGTGTAGATAAGTCTAAACTTTGGCTAGAAGCAACAGAACGTATTTCTTTTGAAGAATGGGGATATAACCTTATTTATATTTTTAAAAATGATTTAACCAGATCTGACGAAGTTGAGAGCGACGGTTCAATCACAAGTGGATTTGATTATGAAAACTATGATGAGACATATCAAAAAATCAAAAATTTTAGTTCAGGACAAAAAATATTTTTATTAACAATGACACAGCTTATTTTGAAATTAACGGAAAGAACGGTTGTATTTATTGATGAACCTGAGTTATTTCTACATCCTCCGATGGTTAAATCATATGTTCGTCTCATTTCTGATATTGTAAGTTCAGTAAATGGTTTAGGTTTTATTATCACACATTCCCCAATTACTCTTCAAGAGTTTCCTAATAGGTGTGTAAAGCAGGCTTATCGTGACTATCGTGGAGAATACTTGATAAAGTCAGTTGATTTTAAAACGTTTGGAGAAAATATAAATGTAATTAATGATCAGATATTCAATATTGGTCTTCAACAATCAGGGTACTATAATTTAATTGAAAGATTGAAATTTGTTGAAAATGGTAAAAGTGAACTTAGGAAGTTACTAGATTTTTCTGGTAGTGAGGCCAGATTACTGATCAATTTATTTTTAGAAGGAACTAGCGAATGA
- a CDS encoding peptidylprolyl isomerase, protein MLNKVKARFLIGVGGLIAVSFMVMIGYTISSQSVSKQTEHQIRAEANKLMTKEKQEERATVLSDELVKEFLTQYFTKVQLGENNTRIKPYMTDSAFSEEEANQNKAINQVYKDYMLDYRFESASIFVNTESNVALAEVTYQVTYVSDLSEQQQRTTQTETKTVMLSYSKVSDKLLVNQLTIWNGKLEDMEEATNGANSSIPTIQGTTTSENN, encoded by the coding sequence ATGTTAAATAAAGTGAAAGCTCGATTTCTGATTGGAGTAGGAGGTTTAATCGCAGTCAGTTTTATGGTCATGATTGGCTATACGATTAGCTCACAATCCGTTTCAAAACAAACTGAGCACCAAATACGAGCAGAAGCCAATAAACTTATGACAAAGGAAAAGCAGGAGGAAAGAGCGACAGTCCTATCAGATGAGCTTGTCAAAGAATTTCTCACACAATATTTCACAAAGGTCCAACTAGGAGAAAATAACACTCGTATCAAGCCCTACATGACGGACTCGGCATTTTCAGAAGAGGAAGCAAATCAGAATAAAGCGATCAATCAAGTATATAAAGATTATATGCTTGACTACCGATTCGAATCAGCCAGTATCTTTGTCAATACAGAAAGCAATGTTGCACTTGCGGAAGTTACCTATCAAGTGACCTATGTTTCTGATTTGAGTGAGCAACAACAGCGAACCACTCAGACAGAAACCAAGACGGTTATGTTATCCTACTCCAAAGTTTCCGACAAGCTCCTGGTTAATCAGTTGACCATTTGGAATGGGAAACTGGAGGACATGGAAGAAGCCACAAATGGTGCTAATTCCAGCATACCAACGATTCAAGGAACAACGACTAGC
- a CDS encoding DUF5966 family protein, protein MLDQILQSLLIIVVIGLMLLVLYQIVKVSGALFLIGLISGLVFIEIYGINLFFTERYLYTEDLATNGIWSFTGFFIVFNILLALGIVTKVVRSRMA, encoded by the coding sequence ATGTTGGATCAAATTCTACAAAGCCTTTTAATCATCGTCGTAATAGGATTGATGTTACTTGTCCTTTATCAGATTGTGAAAGTTTCAGGTGCTTTATTTCTTATCGGACTCATCAGTGGATTAGTCTTTATAGAAATCTATGGAATTAACCTATTCTTTACGGAAAGGTATCTATATACAGAAGATTTAGCCACCAATGGTATTTGGAGTTTTACTGGATTTTTTATTGTTTTTAATATTCTGCTGGCACTTGGTATTGTGACAAAAGTTGTGAGAAGTAGAATGGCATGA
- a CDS encoding reverse transcriptase/maturase family protein — protein MRTAKTILTVIHERGKQDKPLERVYKLLFNRELYLIAYAKLYPNNGAMTKGVSEETIDGMSIQKIDRIIEQLRRETYYWRPARREYIPKKNGKHRPLGIPVWSDKLLQEVIRMILEAYYEPQFSEHSHGFRPKRGCHTALQEIQTWKGTRWFIEGDISSYFDTIDHDVLITMLSRQIQDGRFIRLIKNMLEAGYLDDWKFHKTISGTPQGGVISPLLANIYLHQFDKWVGEELIPQYTRGNKQKANSAYNRLSRRIKCYQEKGDYKKAHQLIVERRNLPSVDTYDTTYRRLRYVRYADDFILGFTGSKAEAKDIKKQIGDFLKIKLHLELSQEKTLITHATEESAKFLGYEIKAQRVNDYIDNKGRRSVNGVIALFVPASVIESKCHQYMKNGKSIHRNNLLHDDDFSIVQTYQQEYRGLVQYYILAQNLSWFSKVYWYMETSLLKTLAFKHKSSINKMLAKYKTTTTSTNGRTVPCLQVVVPREDKPPLVATWSGISLSYKKKAVIEDAPYQVYGGRTELIKRLLANKCELCVSEENIEVHHIRKLADLNKHNGKLVPKWKEIMSARRRKTLVTCRDCHHAIHNGSINTRL, from the coding sequence ATGCGTACAGCCAAAACTATTTTAACGGTCATTCATGAACGTGGAAAACAAGATAAACCACTCGAAAGGGTTTATAAGTTACTATTTAATCGTGAACTCTATCTGATAGCCTATGCAAAGTTATACCCGAATAATGGAGCAATGACAAAGGGTGTTTCAGAGGAAACGATTGATGGAATGTCTATTCAAAAAATAGATAGGATTATTGAACAATTAAGACGAGAAACCTATTATTGGAGACCAGCTAGGAGAGAGTACATTCCTAAAAAGAATGGAAAACACCGTCCTTTGGGAATACCAGTATGGAGTGATAAACTTCTTCAGGAAGTGATTCGCATGATATTAGAAGCCTATTATGAGCCACAATTTAGTGAACATTCTCATGGTTTTAGACCAAAAAGAGGGTGTCATACAGCTTTACAAGAAATTCAGACCTGGAAAGGGACACGTTGGTTCATAGAAGGAGATATCTCTAGTTATTTTGACACGATTGACCACGATGTATTAATCACTATGTTGTCTAGACAAATTCAGGATGGTCGGTTTATTAGGCTTATCAAAAATATGCTTGAGGCAGGATATCTTGATGATTGGAAGTTTCACAAGACTATTAGTGGAACACCGCAAGGTGGAGTTATTAGTCCTTTATTAGCTAATATCTATTTACATCAATTTGATAAGTGGGTCGGTGAAGAACTGATACCTCAATATACAAGAGGTAACAAGCAGAAAGCAAACTCAGCCTATAATCGTTTGAGTAGAAGAATTAAATGCTATCAGGAAAAAGGAGATTATAAAAAAGCTCATCAGTTAATTGTTGAGAGAAGAAATCTCCCTTCAGTTGATACTTATGATACTACCTATCGGAGGTTAAGATATGTTCGGTATGCGGATGACTTTATTCTAGGCTTTACAGGTTCAAAAGCTGAGGCAAAAGATATAAAGAAGCAAATTGGAGACTTTTTAAAGATTAAGTTACATTTGGAACTTTCTCAAGAAAAGACTTTGATTACCCATGCGACTGAAGAATCAGCGAAATTTCTAGGATATGAGATAAAAGCACAACGTGTCAATGATTATATTGATAACAAAGGAAGACGAAGTGTCAATGGTGTTATCGCATTATTTGTACCTGCATCAGTTATTGAAAGCAAATGCCACCAATACATGAAAAATGGTAAATCTATTCATCGTAATAATTTATTGCATGATGATGACTTTAGTATCGTTCAAACTTACCAACAAGAATATAGAGGGCTGGTTCAATATTATATATTGGCACAAAATTTGTCATGGTTCTCAAAAGTCTATTGGTATATGGAAACATCACTCCTTAAAACATTAGCATTTAAGCATAAGTCATCCATTAATAAAATGTTAGCTAAATATAAGACTACCACGACTAGCACGAATGGCCGAACGGTGCCGTGTTTACAGGTAGTTGTGCCTCGAGAAGATAAACCTCCTCTAGTTGCAACGTGGAGTGGTATTTCACTTTCTTATAAAAAGAAAGCTGTAATAGAAGATGCTCCGTATCAAGTTTATGGTGGTCGAACAGAGCTTATCAAGCGATTACTCGCAAATAAGTGTGAGCTATGTGTAAGTGAGGAGAACATAGAGGTACATCATATCAGAAAATTAGCAGACTTGAACAAACACAATGGAAAATTAGTTCCAAAGTGGAAAGAAATCATGTCAGCAAGACGTCGAAAAACGCTGGTGACTTGTCGGGATTGTCACCATGCAATACATAATGGTTCAATAAATACACGTTTATGA
- a CDS encoding DUF5962 family protein, whose translation MTKTLEEMRYQLEEWLAQGYTSPEDRVNYQTLKEQYEDETLDYSFSKREITGQLELIITSRENDFPNLDEVTKAEYLDLVAQLDELDQEQANYYRKYLS comes from the coding sequence ATGACCAAAACACTAGAAGAAATGCGTTATCAACTTGAAGAATGGTTGGCACAAGGCTATACAAGTCCAGAAGATAGGGTGAACTACCAAACTTTAAAGGAACAGTATGAAGATGAAACTCTTGATTATAGCTTTTCAAAGCGTGAAATTACTGGACAGCTGGAACTCATCATCACAAGTCGTGAGAATGATTTTCCAAACTTAGATGAGGTGACGAAGGCAGAATACCTTGATTTGGTTGCCCAACTAGATGAACTTGACCAGGAGCAAGCTAACTATTACCGTAAGTACTTGTCCTAG